DNA from Ammospiza caudacuta isolate bAmmCau1 chromosome 6, bAmmCau1.pri, whole genome shotgun sequence:
AGTTATAGCACAAAATTCAGTTATAGCAAAAAATTCAGCACACAGTTTACCAGTGtctggctgtgtgtttgcacAGTGTTCTCCAAGATGGGGATCCCTGTCTGGGTTTTACAAAAATACACataagagacagaaaaaatttCATGTGCTTTGAAATGTATCAAAAACATTGAGATAACTGAAATAAGATCTCTTCAAGCTCCAATAACCCACACTGCTTCAACCATTGTTGCCTTTGCCTGTGATTTCATTTCCTCCCAGGTGAATACAAATCAGCAGTGTAAATCTATTCAAAGAGTCTCCGAAGGAAGGACTTTTTCGCTGATGTTGATAACTTCATGGGTTTCTTTTTGCGCAATGGTTTCATGGGTGGCTTTTTCAGGCACGCCACCTTTTGGGGAGTTTGTAGCCCTTTATTAAGGTCAATGTGCTTGTTGCAGAAATACTTGACATTTGCTTCTGAGAGACGTAGAAGCATGGTCTCTGAGAGATCCATACACTGTGCGTGGACCCAGTGGCCAGCCCCACTGGAGCACAGGATCATTGCAGGCTTGTTGAGCTCTGTTGAATAGAAAGGGACCCAGGTGTTGATGTCGATATTGCAACTGGCACAGCAGGTGATCCAGTAGCCTGTTTCTGACtcatcttcttcatcatcttcattGTAAGTATCAGCATCGTTAGCATCAAAGCTATTGGCTTCAGCACTAAAACAGAACTCCTCCGAATCTTCAAATGGAGTGGAGTCTCCAGGGTCTTCACTTGATGTCTGACTGCAAGTTTGTGTCATCACTTCTTCTTCCTTGTCCTCTTCTGCTCCTTTGCATCTCAAAATGTAGAAGTAGTTTGCatctgggattatttgtttGTTGGCCCCTGGAATGCCCAGCAAAACAGACCCTTCACCCATATCACAGCCAAACCACATTCTGCAGTGTTTAATATCTGGTGTCCACTCTGGGCCCACACTTTCAACAATTTCTATCTTATTATCCTCCAGAACTACGGTGTTACATGCCAGCCGTTTCTGGTTGTCTGAGAGGTAGCCACCAACAAGGACAAATTCAGTGTCACTGATCTGGGTCACTATAGCACTTGACACTGATATCCCCCCTGGCAGGATGGTGCAGGTCAcagctgggctgcccaggggcagATCAATTTTTAGCTTGTACAAGTTAGGGGGCCTGGTGTTATTTTGAAGTGAGTGGCCTCCCAAGATGTAGATGGTATCATCTTTGGCAATTGAAACGTGGAAAGAAAGTCCATCTTGAAGCTCTGGAAGCATGTATGATGTACAGCATCCAAACTCAAAATCAATGAGAAACACAGATGGCAAACAGTCGACTACACTGTTCCATGTTTCAGTGGTTCTCTGTGCAAGAGGAGTATATGACCTCCCTCCAAAGAGAACACTCATCCTTTTCCCCCGGCTGTGAACTACGTTAATTGTATGCCCATATCTAGCTTCAGGCACATCTCCACCCAGGTCCTTCTCAATGCATTGGAATGTCATTTTCTTGCTAGTTTTGCTAACCAAACTTATAAAGTAAATCTTATCAGAA
Protein-coding regions in this window:
- the RAG2 gene encoding V(D)J recombination-activating protein 2, which codes for MAQSTDRMSLQMVSTVSNSSLLQPGFSLLNFEGHVFFFGQKGWPKRSCPTGVFLLDIKQNELKMKPVFFSKDSCYLPPLRYPALCSLRSDARADEYQYIIHGGKTPNNDLSDKIYFISLVSKTSKKMTFQCIEKDLGGDVPEARYGHTINVVHSRGKRMSVLFGGRSYTPLAQRTTETWNSVVDCLPSVFLIDFEFGCCTSYMLPELQDGLSFHVSIAKDDTIYILGGHSLQNNTRPPNLYKLKIDLPLGSPAVTCTILPGGISVSSAIVTQISDTEFVLVGGYLSDNQKRLACNTVVLEDNKIEIVESVGPEWTPDIKHCRMWFGCDMGEGSVLLGIPGANKQIIPDANYFYILRCKGAEEDKEEEVMTQTCSQTSSEDPGDSTPFEDSEEFCFSAEANSFDANDADTYNEDDEEDESETGYWITCCASCNIDINTWVPFYSTELNKPAMILCSSGAGHWVHAQCMDLSETMLLRLSEANVKYFCNKHIDLNKGLQTPQKVACLKKPPMKPLRKKKPMKLSTSAKKSFLRRLFE